In a genomic window of Polycladomyces subterraneus:
- a CDS encoding alpha/beta-type small acid-soluble spore protein: MARKRRRRLLVPESRPALARLKAQVMSKELGVGPLSPDQVKMEVAKQVGVPLKPGDNGDLKTSDAGKIGGTIGGHMVREMVKLAQEQLARQRSQP, from the coding sequence ATGGCTCGAAAACGGCGCAGGCGATTGTTGGTGCCCGAGTCGCGGCCGGCCCTGGCGCGCTTGAAAGCCCAAGTGATGAGCAAAGAATTGGGTGTAGGACCGCTGTCGCCCGACCAGGTCAAAATGGAAGTGGCCAAGCAAGTCGGCGTACCCCTTAAACCCGGTGACAACGGAGATTTGAAAACGTCCGATGCCGGAAAAATCGGCGGCACCATCGGTGGCCACATGGTACGGGAAATGGTCAAACTGGCGCAGGAGCAGCTGGCGCGTCAACGATCCCAGCCCTAG